The segment TGGTCAACACTATCACTAGTTGAAAAAGGTATTTTTCATTGAGGCCATATACGCTTGAACTACTTGCAAAAATAAGATGTTTTATGTTGTTGTCTCTACAGCCTTCTAATGTATTTAAAAAACCAACAATGTTACTATCAATATATGAATGAGAATTATCCAAACTATATCTTACCCCTGCTTGAGCAGCAAGATTGCAAACAATATCAAATTGTTCATTTCTAAATAAGTTCTCAATTTTTTCTTTATCTTTAAGATCCAGTTTTATAAATTTGAAGTTAAAATACTTTTTACTTCTAATGCCCTTCTCGTACTCAATGTGATTATTATATATTCCTAAATCTGCAAGCCTTCC is part of the Methanococcoides methylutens MM1 genome and harbors:
- a CDS encoding GDP-mannose 4,6-dehydratase, producing the protein MTSPQKIIEDGNEVVGIDNINNYYDPELKYGRLADLGIYNNHIEYEKGIRSKKYFNFKFIKLDLKDKEKIENLFRNEQFDIVCNLAAQAGVRYSLDNSHSYIDSNIVGFLNTLEGCRDNNIKHLIFASSSSVYGLNEKYLFQLVIVLTILLNYMQLVKIRTN